Proteins encoded in a region of the Sphingopyxis sp. OAS728 genome:
- a CDS encoding pyridoxamine 5'-phosphate oxidase family protein, protein MSDDIKKQFWKALADSPYVMVGATGEREHHIPMNAQLDKDANSAFWFFTATDNRLAGGGPAMAQFAAKGHDLFACISGTLVRESNRAVLDKLWNNSIAAWYPGGKDDPKLVLLRFDLDNAEIWTADPGIKGLFKLATGMTMKEGELGAHAEVAL, encoded by the coding sequence ATGAGCGACGACATCAAGAAGCAGTTTTGGAAGGCGCTGGCCGACAGCCCCTATGTCATGGTCGGCGCAACCGGCGAGCGCGAACATCATATCCCGATGAACGCGCAGCTCGACAAGGATGCGAACAGCGCCTTCTGGTTCTTCACCGCAACCGACAATCGGCTTGCCGGAGGCGGCCCGGCGATGGCGCAATTCGCTGCCAAGGGTCACGACCTGTTCGCCTGCATTTCGGGTACGCTGGTTCGCGAAAGCAACCGCGCCGTCCTCGACAAATTGTGGAACAACAGTATCGCGGCCTGGTACCCGGGCGGCAAGGACGACCCGAAGCTCGTCCTCCTCCGCTTCGACTTGGACAATGCCGAAATCTGGACCGCCGACCCCGGGATCAAGGGCCTTTTCAAGCTCGCAACCGGAATGACGATGAAGGAAGGCGAACTCGGCGCTCATGCCGAGGTTGCGCTATAG
- a CDS encoding acetyl-CoA C-acyltransferase yields MRDAVIVSTARTPLTKAARGSFNNTLAPTLGAHAVRAAVERAGIEGGEIDDVLFGAAMQQGSQTMNVARLIALRSGLPVTVPGMSIDRQCSSGLMTIATAAKQIIVDRQDIAVAGGIESISKVSGSGKVFIETDAELIAMHKDTYMPMIGTAEVVAKRYNISRELQDEYSLQSQQRTAAAQAAGKYDDEIVACPATMAVVNKETKEVTFKDVVADKDECNRPDTTLEGLASLKPVMGEGFSITAGNASQLADGASAAVLMEAKVAEKKGLQPLGRYVGMAVAGTEPDEMGIGPVFAIPKLLERFDLKMDDIGLWELNEAFAVQVLYCRDQLGIPNELLNVNGGSISIGHPFGMTGARCVGHALIEGKRRGVKYAVVTMCIGGGQGAAGLFEVF; encoded by the coding sequence ATGCGTGACGCAGTTATCGTCTCCACCGCCCGCACCCCGCTGACCAAGGCGGCGCGCGGCTCGTTCAACAACACCCTCGCCCCGACGCTGGGCGCGCATGCGGTTCGCGCCGCGGTCGAGCGCGCCGGCATCGAAGGCGGCGAGATCGACGACGTGCTGTTCGGCGCCGCGATGCAGCAGGGTTCGCAGACGATGAACGTCGCGCGACTGATCGCGCTGCGCTCGGGCCTGCCCGTCACCGTCCCCGGCATGTCGATCGACCGCCAGTGCTCGTCGGGCCTGATGACGATCGCGACCGCCGCGAAGCAGATCATCGTCGACCGTCAGGACATTGCGGTTGCCGGCGGCATCGAGTCGATCTCGAAGGTCAGCGGCAGCGGCAAGGTCTTCATCGAGACCGATGCCGAGCTGATCGCGATGCACAAGGACACCTATATGCCGATGATCGGCACCGCCGAGGTCGTCGCGAAGCGTTACAATATCAGCCGCGAGCTGCAGGACGAATATTCGCTCCAGTCGCAGCAGCGCACCGCCGCAGCACAGGCTGCCGGCAAATATGACGACGAAATCGTCGCCTGCCCGGCCACCATGGCGGTCGTGAACAAGGAAACCAAGGAAGTCACCTTCAAGGACGTCGTCGCCGACAAGGACGAGTGCAACCGTCCCGACACGACGCTCGAAGGTCTCGCCAGCCTGAAGCCCGTGATGGGCGAAGGTTTCTCGATCACCGCGGGCAACGCCAGCCAGCTCGCCGACGGCGCATCGGCCGCGGTGCTGATGGAAGCCAAGGTCGCCGAAAAGAAGGGCCTCCAGCCGCTCGGCCGCTATGTCGGCATGGCGGTCGCGGGCACCGAGCCCGACGAAATGGGCATCGGCCCCGTCTTCGCGATCCCCAAGCTGCTCGAACGCTTTGACCTCAAGATGGACGACATCGGCCTCTGGGAACTCAACGAAGCCTTTGCCGTTCAGGTCCTCTACTGCCGCGATCAGCTCGGCATCCCGAACGAGCTGCTGAACGTCAACGGCGGCTCGATCTCGATCGGCCACCCCTTTGGCATGACCGGCGCGCGCTGCGTCGGCCACGCGCTGATCGAAGGCAAGCGCCGCGGCGTCAAATATGCCGTCGTCACCATGTGCATCGGTGGCGGCCAAGGCGCAGCGGGCCTGTTCGAGGTCTTCTGA
- the soxR gene encoding redox-sensitive transcriptional activator SoxR → MHRTDLIAIGELAARTGVAVSAIRFYEAKGLIEALRTGGGQRRFLRADIRRVSFILIAQQLGLSLEEIAAELARLPAGRTPNGADWTRISTGLKSRIDAQIASLERTRELLGNCIGCGCLSLKKCGLYNREDKAAQRGAGPRYVLGDRSGEIAEVG, encoded by the coding sequence ATGCATCGGACCGACCTGATCGCGATCGGCGAACTCGCGGCGCGCACCGGCGTCGCGGTTTCGGCGATCCGTTTTTACGAGGCGAAAGGGCTGATCGAGGCGCTGCGCACGGGCGGCGGGCAAAGGCGCTTTCTGCGCGCCGATATCCGCCGCGTCTCGTTCATCCTGATTGCGCAGCAACTCGGGCTGAGCCTGGAGGAGATCGCCGCCGAGCTGGCGCGGCTTCCCGCGGGTCGGACGCCGAATGGCGCCGACTGGACGCGGATCAGCACGGGGCTCAAGTCGCGGATCGACGCGCAGATCGCGTCGCTCGAACGCACGCGCGAACTGCTCGGTAACTGCATCGGTTGTGGCTGCCTGTCCTTGAAGAAGTGCGGGCTCTACAACCGCGAGGACAAAGCCGCGCAGCGTGGCGCGGGACCGCGATATGTGCTGGGCGATCGGTCGGGCGAGATTGCCGAGGTCGGGTGA
- a CDS encoding DNA topoisomerase IB has translation MSAPRLIHVDDSLPGISRKRSGVGWLYRDAKGKIIRDRDEIDRLNAIALPPAYEDAWFCPAPNGHILATGYDARGRKQYRYHPDFRIAREADKYDRCAAFGHALPLLRARLEDDLNRRTLCSERVVAAVVRLLDLAALRVGNEQYVAANKSFGATTLRQRHAKLSGKTLRLKYIAKGGAKREVTISDRSLTTLVRRLQDLPGQHLFQYDDGDGICAVASEDVNTYIREAMGDEFSAKHFRTWSASVEAFAFLYDAPEPPTLKAMLEHVAGRLGNTPAIARKAYVHPAMLAAAQAREDFAASVGSLPRATRYLSRYERGFLTYLEQAPAAAVLLQSA, from the coding sequence ATGTCCGCACCCCGCCTGATCCATGTCGACGACAGCCTGCCCGGCATCAGCCGCAAGCGGTCGGGCGTCGGCTGGCTCTATCGCGATGCCAAGGGAAAGATCATCCGCGATCGCGACGAAATCGACCGCCTCAACGCGATCGCGCTGCCGCCCGCCTATGAGGATGCGTGGTTCTGCCCCGCGCCCAACGGCCATATTCTTGCGACCGGATACGATGCGCGCGGGCGCAAGCAATACCGCTATCACCCCGATTTCCGCATAGCGCGCGAGGCCGACAAATATGATCGTTGCGCCGCCTTCGGCCACGCGCTGCCCTTGCTGCGCGCGCGCCTTGAGGACGATCTCAATCGCCGGACGCTCTGTTCCGAGCGCGTCGTTGCGGCGGTCGTGCGCCTGCTCGACCTAGCCGCGCTCCGCGTCGGCAACGAGCAATATGTCGCCGCGAACAAGAGCTTCGGCGCGACGACGCTGCGCCAGCGCCACGCCAAACTGTCGGGTAAGACGCTGCGCCTCAAATATATCGCCAAGGGCGGCGCGAAGCGCGAGGTAACGATCAGCGATCGCAGCCTGACGACGCTCGTCCGCCGTCTTCAGGATCTGCCCGGCCAACACCTCTTCCAATATGACGATGGCGACGGCATCTGCGCCGTCGCCTCCGAAGATGTGAACACCTATATCCGCGAGGCGATGGGCGACGAATTCAGCGCCAAGCATTTCCGCACCTGGTCGGCGAGCGTCGAGGCTTTCGCCTTCCTTTACGATGCGCCCGAACCACCGACGTTGAAGGCGATGCTCGAACATGTCGCGGGCCGCCTCGGCAACACCCCCGCTATCGCGCGCAAGGCCTATGTCCACCCCGCGATGCTCGCCGCGGCGCAGGCGCGCGAAGACTTTGCCGCATCCGTCGGCAGCCTGCCGCGCGCGACGCGCTATCTTTCGCGTTACGAACGCGGATTTTTGACCTATCTGGAGCAGGCACCCGCGGCCGCGGTGCTGCTCCAATCCGCCTGA
- a CDS encoding carboxymuconolactone decarboxylase family protein has protein sequence MRLSAPRIEPVDLDRLDADQRAALEPFLATDGGKVGGGKILNIFRTLAHAPKALTAFLGWGNYILSKRNALSPRDRELVILRTGYNCRSGYEWTQHKRIGLDCGLSEDEIARIKAGPDAAGWNEFDRAMLRATDELTTNHFVSDASWAALTRLGDKGRMDLVMTVGQYTQVSMILNSFGIQVEDGWDVDPDLKI, from the coding sequence TTGCGCCTGAGTGCTCCGCGTATCGAGCCGGTCGACCTCGACCGGCTCGATGCCGACCAGCGCGCCGCGCTCGAACCCTTCCTTGCCACCGATGGGGGCAAGGTCGGGGGCGGCAAGATCCTCAATATCTTCCGCACCCTTGCCCATGCGCCCAAGGCGCTCACCGCCTTCCTCGGCTGGGGCAATTATATCCTATCGAAGCGAAATGCGCTTTCGCCCCGCGATCGCGAACTCGTGATCCTGCGCACCGGCTATAACTGCCGCTCGGGTTATGAGTGGACGCAGCACAAGCGCATCGGGCTCGATTGCGGCCTGAGCGAAGACGAGATTGCGCGCATCAAGGCTGGCCCCGACGCGGCCGGCTGGAACGAGTTCGACCGCGCAATGCTCCGCGCGACCGACGAACTCACCACCAATCATTTTGTCAGCGACGCAAGCTGGGCCGCGCTCACGCGGCTCGGTGACAAGGGCCGCATGGATCTTGTCATGACCGTCGGCCAGTACACGCAGGTATCGATGATTTTGAACAGCTTCGGCATACAGGTCGAGGACGGCTGGGACGTCGACCCCGACCTCAAAATCTGA
- a CDS encoding MaoC family dehydratase, protein MATITPQELQTKVGEHLGTSDWVLVDQDMINKFADATGDHQFIHVDEEKAKLTPFGGTIAHGFLTLSLMPLLGASTDGPKVGGVKMGVNYGCNKVRFLSPVRSGKRVRSHIKLLELEEKRPGQWQQTNEVTVEIEGEEKPALIAEWISQFFV, encoded by the coding sequence ATGGCCACCATCACGCCGCAGGAACTGCAAACCAAGGTCGGCGAACATCTCGGCACGTCCGATTGGGTGCTCGTCGATCAGGACATGATCAACAAGTTCGCCGACGCAACCGGCGACCATCAATTCATCCATGTCGACGAGGAAAAAGCCAAGCTGACGCCCTTCGGCGGCACGATCGCGCACGGCTTCCTCACCCTGTCGCTCATGCCGCTGCTCGGCGCGAGCACCGACGGCCCCAAAGTCGGCGGCGTCAAGATGGGCGTCAACTACGGCTGCAACAAGGTCCGCTTCCTGTCGCCCGTCCGTTCGGGCAAGCGCGTGCGCAGCCACATCAAGCTGCTCGAGCTCGAGGAAAAGCGTCCCGGCCAGTGGCAGCAGACCAACGAAGTCACGGTCGAGATTGAAGGCGAGGAAAAGCCCGCGCTGATCGCCGAATGGATCAGCCAGTTCTTCGTCTAA
- a CDS encoding dipeptide epimerase, with product MAIQLKSARVERWPVAGSFVISRGAKTHVDVVVAEIEGEGMLGRGEGTPIYYLGEDAAGCRDQILLAAPHIADLDAASARAAVQELMAAGAARNALDCALWDLEARQRGLRLWQLAGCDGAPTSRVTAFTISLGSPGAMAEQAATAEADGYRLLKLKLTGEDDRLRVAAVRKGAPEARLIVDANESWRDIDILSEAEALADLGVEMIEQPVPVGADALLDPIYAPIPFVADESCQTAADVARIGAFYDGVNIKLDKAGGLTEALKIADAADAAGLSIMVGCMLSTSLAIAPAFVLAQRARWVDLDGPALLERDREGGFEFREGRIGPPVS from the coding sequence ATGGCTATCCAACTGAAAAGCGCGCGTGTCGAACGCTGGCCGGTCGCGGGATCGTTCGTGATCAGTCGCGGGGCGAAGACGCATGTCGATGTCGTCGTCGCCGAAATCGAGGGCGAGGGCATGCTGGGGCGTGGCGAGGGAACGCCCATCTATTATCTCGGCGAGGACGCGGCAGGGTGCCGCGACCAGATATTGCTCGCCGCGCCGCATATCGCCGATCTGGACGCCGCGAGCGCCCGCGCCGCGGTGCAGGAATTGATGGCGGCGGGCGCAGCGCGCAACGCGCTCGACTGCGCCTTGTGGGATCTCGAAGCGCGGCAACGCGGACTCCGCCTCTGGCAGCTCGCGGGGTGCGATGGCGCACCGACGTCGCGCGTCACCGCCTTCACCATCTCGCTCGGGTCGCCCGGCGCGATGGCGGAGCAGGCCGCGACCGCCGAGGCCGATGGTTATCGCCTGTTGAAGCTCAAGCTGACCGGCGAAGACGACCGTCTGCGCGTCGCGGCGGTACGCAAGGGCGCGCCCGAAGCGCGGCTGATCGTCGATGCCAACGAAAGCTGGCGCGACATCGACATTTTGAGCGAGGCCGAGGCGCTCGCCGATTTGGGGGTGGAAATGATCGAGCAACCGGTGCCGGTGGGCGCGGACGCGCTGCTCGATCCGATCTATGCGCCCATACCCTTTGTTGCCGACGAAAGCTGCCAAACGGCGGCCGATGTCGCGCGGATCGGGGCGTTTTACGATGGGGTGAATATCAAGCTCGACAAGGCGGGCGGGCTGACCGAGGCGCTCAAGATCGCCGATGCGGCGGACGCGGCGGGGCTATCGATCATGGTGGGATGCATGTTGTCGACCAGCCTTGCGATCGCGCCGGCGTTCGTGCTCGCGCAGCGCGCGCGCTGGGTCGACCTCGACGGCCCCGCGCTGTTGGAGCGGGACCGCGAGGGCGGGTTCGAATTCAGGGAAGGGCGGATCGGGCCGCCCGTCAGCTGA
- a CDS encoding VOC family protein has protein sequence MTHPFIEHVNLTVSDPDRTAGILSAIFGWHERWRGPARDGGRTIHLGSDAAYVALYTGPDGQHADAQHPKGAPLNHVGVQVDDLDTIEMRVKAVGLTPFNHGDYEPGRRFYFFDPDGIEYEVVSYAEARPR, from the coding sequence GTGACGCATCCCTTCATCGAGCATGTGAATCTGACGGTCAGCGACCCCGATCGCACCGCTGGAATCCTCTCGGCGATCTTTGGCTGGCACGAACGCTGGCGCGGCCCCGCGCGCGACGGCGGGCGGACGATCCACCTCGGCAGCGATGCCGCCTATGTCGCGCTCTACACGGGCCCCGACGGCCAGCACGCCGACGCGCAACATCCCAAGGGCGCGCCGCTCAACCATGTCGGGGTGCAGGTCGACGATCTCGACACGATCGAAATGCGCGTCAAGGCGGTCGGCCTCACCCCGTTCAACCACGGCGATTACGAACCCGGCCGCCGCTTCTATTTCTTCGACCCCGACGGCATCGAATATGAGGTCGTCAGCTATGCCGAGGCGCGACCACGCTGA
- a CDS encoding mechanosensitive ion channel family protein, with amino-acid sequence MTFSLLAAATTAAPKAAPAKAAATNPLDDIQRYWDLSVAWVNSHWLQIGIAIGAGLLIYFVLSMVRTFALKHAQRAEGEMTLTHIAGRVIHKTKSSVLAIIAIRMVAGYAQPPAVIMQMIQFVFTVAVVLQVAIWVREIVLGLIQRRAAEGNNETLSNAMGIIRLLISVALFAIATIVILDNMGVNVTGLIAGLGIGGIAIGLAAQGIFSDLFASLSIIFDRPFRVGETIKYDTSTATVERIGLKSTRLRSLNGELLVISNTNLLSKEITNFAHLHRRRITFRLGVIYQTTPEMLRDLPKLLEEQVVAGGHEFIRSSFLSFGASSLDFELLFDVFSDEYDVVAAARTDVAIRLFDAMTRAGYSFAYPTQTSFTAAPDGTMVLPYPESPKRKAAATKAAKPG; translated from the coding sequence GTGACTTTCTCCCTGCTCGCCGCCGCGACCACCGCCGCCCCGAAAGCCGCGCCTGCAAAGGCCGCCGCGACCAATCCGCTCGATGATATCCAGCGTTATTGGGACCTCAGCGTCGCGTGGGTGAACAGCCACTGGCTGCAGATCGGCATCGCGATCGGCGCCGGGCTGCTGATCTATTTCGTCCTGTCGATGGTCCGCACTTTCGCGCTCAAGCATGCCCAACGGGCGGAAGGCGAGATGACGCTGACGCACATCGCGGGGCGCGTCATCCACAAGACCAAATCGTCCGTGCTCGCCATCATCGCGATCCGCATGGTCGCGGGCTATGCGCAGCCCCCCGCGGTCATCATGCAGATGATCCAGTTCGTCTTCACCGTTGCGGTCGTGCTGCAGGTCGCGATCTGGGTGCGCGAGATCGTGCTCGGATTGATCCAGCGCCGCGCCGCCGAGGGCAATAACGAAACGCTCAGCAACGCGATGGGGATCATCCGCCTGTTGATCAGCGTCGCGCTGTTCGCGATCGCGACAATCGTCATTCTCGACAATATGGGGGTGAACGTCACCGGCCTGATCGCCGGCCTCGGCATCGGCGGCATCGCGATCGGCCTTGCTGCGCAGGGCATTTTCTCGGACCTCTTCGCCTCGCTCTCGATCATCTTCGACCGCCCGTTCCGCGTCGGCGAGACGATCAAGTACGACACAAGCACCGCGACGGTCGAACGCATCGGGCTCAAGAGTACGCGCCTGCGCTCATTGAACGGCGAACTGCTGGTGATCTCGAACACCAATTTGCTGAGCAAGGAAATCACCAATTTCGCGCATCTCCACCGCCGCCGGATCACGTTCCGGCTCGGCGTCATCTATCAGACGACGCCCGAAATGCTGCGCGACCTACCCAAGCTTCTGGAGGAACAGGTCGTTGCGGGGGGGCATGAATTCATCCGCTCGAGCTTTCTGTCGTTTGGCGCGTCGAGCCTCGATTTCGAATTGCTCTTCGACGTGTTCAGCGACGAATATGACGTCGTCGCGGCGGCGCGCACCGACGTCGCGATCCGCCTTTTCGATGCGATGACCAGGGCCGGCTATTCCTTCGCCTATCCGACACAGACCAGCTTCACCGCCGCGCCCGACGGCACGATGGTCCTGCCCTATCCCGAGTCCCCGAAGCGCAAGGCCGCGGCGACAAAGGCGGCCAAGCCCGGCTGA
- a CDS encoding YkvA family protein, with the protein MTGKSLSERIGDLGHRLAVEAHAAWLAARDPRVPWPARLLAIAVAAYALSPIDLIPDFIPVLGWLDDLLIVPLGLWVVRRLIADPLWAELHAAAETASERPSSRAGLAFILLLWAMLLYLVYWAVRTSPWH; encoded by the coding sequence ATGACCGGCAAATCCCTTTCCGAACGCATCGGCGATCTTGGCCACCGTCTCGCGGTCGAGGCCCACGCCGCGTGGCTCGCCGCGCGCGACCCGCGCGTGCCCTGGCCGGCACGCCTGCTGGCGATCGCGGTCGCGGCCTATGCGCTGTCGCCGATCGACCTGATCCCCGATTTCATCCCTGTGCTCGGCTGGCTCGACGATTTGCTGATCGTACCGCTCGGCCTGTGGGTCGTGCGCCGACTGATCGCCGATCCGCTCTGGGCCGAACTCCACGCCGCCGCCGAAACCGCGAGCGAGCGCCCCTCAAGCCGCGCCGGCCTAGCGTTCATCCTGCTGCTGTGGGCGATGCTGTTATATCTTGTTTATTGGGCGGTCCGCACATCGCCCTGGCATTGA
- a CDS encoding putative quinol monooxygenase — translation MSAIGVIATLRVQPGKEAEFEGVFAELAAAVNANEAGNSYYRLFRTGETGVYKVLECYDDQTALEAHRASDHFRSIGARLGPCLAGAPEIETLSAA, via the coding sequence ATGAGTGCAATCGGTGTGATCGCAACGCTGCGCGTCCAGCCCGGCAAGGAAGCCGAATTCGAAGGCGTTTTTGCCGAACTCGCCGCCGCGGTGAACGCCAATGAGGCGGGCAACAGCTATTATCGCCTGTTCCGGACGGGCGAAACGGGCGTCTACAAGGTACTCGAATGCTATGATGACCAGACGGCACTCGAAGCGCACCGCGCCTCGGACCATTTCCGCAGCATCGGCGCGCGCCTCGGCCCTTGTCTCGCCGGAGCACCCGAGATCGAGACGCTCAGCGCAGCCTGA
- a CDS encoding M16 family metallopeptidase, translated as MKAFPFLGAAMLALATATAASAHTAVDPAAAATQVPPIAYKERILKNGLRVLSLQDNSTANVMVSVWYDVGSKHDPEKRSGFAHLFEHILSRKTVNMPYNMINRLTEDVGGVRNASTSFDRTNYYETVPAQYLETMLWTHAERMARPVVDKEVFETERNVVKEELRQRVLAPPYGRLFNFALSENTFDVLPHRRPVIGSIADLDAATLDDARAFHEAFYGPDTATLIVAGNFDEARLQSLVDNYFGAIPRRAKPIALAIPGAEPPMAPRRVNATAPNVPLPVVGAIYKAPGASHADVAALQVMNAVLGSGENSRMHKALVRTGLATEAIAIFDYTEEAGGLTPFAFLSDGQDPEKVAAALDAVLAGIAATEVSDTELTEAKTELLAATLEERETFSGRAFELGEALVLTGDPAAANKRLDAIARVTKADVARVAKHYLDPKARVELRYTAGDGDPKSWANPKPMPVFPSVPAATGTANELAAEAARQAPPAPTAAPAVTPQKIAESRLANGIRVVAVKTGSVPLATLSVVIGGGSSTDPKGRAGVATMAADLAAKGTATRSAEDIAAALESLGASINAGANPDGSIFSVTAPAANLDAVGSILADVIRNASYPEAEFELERKRMTDGLRIALNDPGAIAAMVAQPLLYGAAPYGGQAGGTVKSLAAITRDDLVAYRRAWWHPANMSVVVTGGADPAAGAALAKRLFGDWKADGAAPVLPKSRAGAALPPRTIVVDLPGAGQAAVLAAVRGVSRSSADYPSLLLANSVLGVGSNGRLFTEVRSKRALSYGAYSSMPARADTPLLSASAQTKNESATEVAEIFLNEFKRLGAEPITPDALAKRRAFLEGAYGRQQETGGGYGAIVAGLILQGLQPADALDYAARLGAVTPEAANAIAAKNVTPESASLIVVGDSAKFIDKLRALRPDLVVIPASKLDLESPTLGAEAR; from the coding sequence ATGAAAGCATTTCCTTTTCTTGGCGCCGCCATGCTTGCGCTTGCCACCGCGACGGCCGCGAGCGCCCACACCGCCGTCGATCCGGCTGCGGCCGCCACGCAAGTTCCGCCGATCGCCTACAAAGAACGCATCCTGAAGAACGGCCTGCGCGTCCTCTCGCTACAGGACAATTCGACTGCCAATGTCATGGTGTCGGTGTGGTACGACGTCGGGTCGAAGCATGATCCCGAAAAACGATCAGGTTTCGCACACCTGTTTGAACATATCCTCAGCCGCAAGACGGTGAACATGCCGTATAATATGATCAACCGGCTGACCGAGGATGTCGGCGGGGTGCGCAACGCGTCGACCAGCTTCGACCGCACCAACTATTATGAGACGGTCCCCGCGCAATATCTCGAAACGATGCTGTGGACGCACGCCGAACGCATGGCGCGCCCCGTCGTCGACAAGGAGGTGTTCGAGACCGAACGCAATGTCGTGAAGGAGGAATTGCGCCAGCGCGTGCTCGCGCCGCCCTATGGCCGGCTGTTCAACTTCGCGCTCAGCGAGAACACGTTTGACGTTCTTCCGCACCGCCGCCCGGTGATCGGCAGCATCGCCGACCTAGACGCCGCGACACTCGACGACGCACGCGCGTTCCACGAGGCCTTCTATGGCCCTGACACCGCGACGCTGATCGTCGCGGGCAATTTCGACGAAGCGAGGCTCCAATCGCTCGTCGACAATTATTTCGGCGCAATCCCGAGACGTGCCAAGCCGATCGCGCTCGCGATTCCGGGCGCCGAACCGCCGATGGCGCCGCGCCGCGTCAACGCGACCGCCCCCAATGTCCCGCTGCCGGTCGTCGGAGCCATCTACAAGGCCCCCGGCGCGAGCCATGCCGATGTTGCCGCACTCCAAGTCATGAACGCGGTTCTCGGCAGCGGCGAAAACTCGCGGATGCACAAGGCGCTCGTGCGGACAGGCCTCGCGACGGAGGCGATCGCAATTTTCGACTACACCGAAGAAGCCGGCGGCCTCACTCCCTTCGCGTTCCTGAGCGATGGGCAGGATCCGGAGAAGGTCGCCGCCGCGCTCGACGCGGTGCTCGCGGGTATCGCGGCGACAGAGGTCAGCGACACCGAACTCACCGAAGCGAAAACCGAGCTGCTCGCGGCGACACTCGAGGAACGCGAAACCTTCTCGGGTCGCGCCTTCGAACTCGGCGAGGCGCTCGTCCTGACCGGCGACCCCGCTGCCGCGAACAAGCGCCTCGATGCGATCGCGCGCGTCACCAAGGCCGACGTCGCGCGCGTTGCGAAACACTATCTCGACCCCAAGGCACGCGTCGAGCTGCGCTACACGGCGGGCGACGGCGATCCCAAGAGCTGGGCGAACCCGAAGCCGATGCCCGTCTTCCCGAGCGTCCCCGCCGCGACCGGAACGGCGAACGAACTCGCCGCCGAAGCCGCGCGACAGGCGCCCCCCGCGCCGACCGCCGCCCCCGCAGTAACCCCGCAGAAGATTGCCGAAAGCCGCCTCGCCAACGGTATCCGCGTGGTCGCGGTCAAGACCGGCAGCGTTCCGCTTGCGACCTTGAGTGTCGTGATCGGCGGCGGATCGTCGACCGACCCCAAGGGCCGTGCGGGCGTCGCGACAATGGCCGCCGATCTGGCAGCGAAAGGCACCGCGACGCGCTCGGCCGAAGACATCGCCGCCGCGCTCGAAAGCCTCGGCGCATCGATCAACGCGGGCGCCAACCCCGACGGCAGCATCTTTTCGGTCACCGCGCCCGCGGCGAACCTTGATGCGGTCGGCTCGATTCTGGCCGATGTGATCCGGAACGCCAGCTATCCCGAGGCCGAGTTCGAGCTCGAGCGCAAGCGCATGACCGACGGCCTGCGCATTGCGCTCAACGACCCCGGCGCGATCGCCGCTATGGTCGCGCAGCCTTTGCTCTATGGCGCCGCACCTTATGGCGGCCAGGCAGGCGGCACCGTGAAGAGCCTTGCCGCGATTACTCGCGACGACCTTGTCGCCTATCGCCGCGCGTGGTGGCACCCTGCAAATATGTCGGTCGTCGTCACCGGCGGCGCCGATCCGGCAGCGGGCGCCGCGCTCGCAAAGCGCCTGTTCGGAGACTGGAAGGCCGATGGTGCCGCACCCGTTCTGCCCAAATCGCGCGCAGGCGCCGCGCTGCCGCCGCGAACGATCGTCGTCGACCTGCCCGGTGCGGGACAGGCCGCGGTGCTCGCCGCAGTGCGCGGGGTCAGCCGGTCGAGCGCCGATTACCCCTCGCTCCTTCTGGCCAATTCGGTGCTCGGCGTCGGTTCGAACGGCCGCCTCTTCACCGAGGTGCGCAGCAAACGCGCGCTGAGCTATGGCGCGTACAGCTCGATGCCCGCGCGCGCCGACACCCCGCTTTTGAGCGCGAGCGCGCAGACGAAGAATGAGAGCGCAACCGAGGTCGCCGAAATCTTCCTGAACGAGTTCAAGCGCCTCGGTGCCGAACCGATCACCCCCGACGCGCTCGCCAAGCGCCGCGCTTTCCTCGAGGGCGCCTATGGCCGCCAGCAGGAAACCGGCGGCGGCTATGGCGCTATCGTCGCGGGCCTGATCCTCCAGGGGCTCCAGCCCGCCGACGCACTCGACTATGCCGCGCGGCTCGGCGCGGTGACCCCCGAAGCGGCTAACGCGATCGCAGCGAAGAATGTCACTCCCGAAAGCGCGTCGCTGATCGTCGTCGGCGACTCCGCCAAATTCATCGACAAGCTGCGTGCGCTGCGCCCCGACCTCGTCGTCATCCCGGCGAGCAAGCTCGATCTGGAGTCGCCTACATTAGGTGCCGAGGCGCGGTAA